A genomic stretch from Psilocybe cubensis strain MGC-MH-2018 chromosome 1, whole genome shotgun sequence includes:
- a CDS encoding Chitin synthase, class 7 encodes MGMSFGSFTGVCETAALVVCPLVGTAQGVEPTCYSRNVDIGGTLIFQPSTCFVHIVAIIMTAIMILHIRSKYTAVGRKEIVMFFYMYMVIELLAMFLDSGIIPTSSQAYLWFAGVYTGLVAATFCCLLINGFVGFQFAEDGTPLSLWFLRISCLVVFGVSFFIAIATFKQQFGFNYTKPIALFIVYLLWPIICVPIYIVSQLILVFRTLEDRWPIGDIVFGTVFFAGGQVLLFAFSVTICDAIKHYIDGLFFFSLCVLLSVMMVYKYWDDITREDLEFSVGSKAAVWEVKDPLLAPGGPGGDDEDGSSSEQRYPNPPPLPGYPSSNGSYSNFSGQGMPAYGQPQGGYRGQPQQQGSVGKAGGRGYPPGNPERY; translated from the exons ATGGGGATGTCATTTGGGTCCTTTACCGGCGTCTGCGAGACAGCCGCGCTAGTTGTTTGCCCCCTCGTCGGCACAGCGCAGGGTGTCGAGCCAACATGCTACAGCCGAAACGTTGACATTGGCGGCACTCTGATATTCCAGCCAT CAACATGTTTCGTCCACATTGTTGCTATCATCATGACTGCCATCATGATTCTCCACATTAGAAGCAAGTACACCGCCGTGGGGAGGAAGGAGATTGTCATGTTTTTCTACATGTACATGGTCATTGAGCTGCTCGCCATGTTCCTCGATTCAGGTATTATCCCAACATCAAGTCAAGCGTATCTG TGGTTTGCCGGAGTGTATACGGGTCTTGTGGCAGCTACATTCTGTTGTCTGCTTATAAACGGTTTTGTTGGATTCCAATTTGCTGAGGACGGGACACCACTGTCATTATGG TTCCTTCGTATATCCTGCCTCGTCGTGTTCGGTGTCTCCTTCttcatcgccatcgccaccTTCAAGCAACAGTTCGGATTCAACTACACCAAGCCAATCGCTCTCTTCATCGTATACCTGCTCTGGCCGATCATCTGCGTGCCCATCTATATCGTCTCGCAACTTATCCTTGTCTTCCGCACGCTCGAGGACCGGTGGCCGATTGGCGACATTGTGTTTGGCACCGTGTTCTTTGCGGGCGGGCAGGTGCTGCTGTTTGCTTTCAGCGTGACGATATGCGATGCGATCAAACACTACATTGATGGattgttcttcttctcgctGTGTGTGCTCCTCAGCGTTATGATGGTGTACAAATACTGGGATGATATTACT CGCGAAGACCTCGAGTTCTCCGTGGGCTCCAAGGCGGCTGTGTGGGAAGTCAAAGATCCGCTGCTTGCACCTGGTGGGCCTGGGggcgacgacgaagacggcTCATCGTCCGAGCAGCGGTACCCCAACCCACCGCCTCTGCCTGGCTACCCATCATCGAATGGGTCGTACTCGAATTTCTCGGGGCAGGGCATGCCGGCGTATGGTCAGCCGCAGGGCGGATATAGAGGGCAGCCACAGCAGCAGGGGAGTGTGGGCAAGGCAGGTGGACGTGGGTATCCGCCAGGTAATCCGGAGAGGTATTGA
- a CDS encoding Carboxypeptidase Y-like protein A (Carboxypeptidase Y homolog A), translated as MISLLATLGAVFLPLSSAWDTPKFNAQTSFGHTNYADGLFTPVESLSSLSTSSFTTLGHPFFPRYSVRVKKSQFCDETVNAYTGYIDVEARHLFFYFFESRNDPATDDVIFWTNGGPGCSSSLGLFMELGPCRVPSDNGTVFHPESWNTNANVFFVDQPVGVGFSYAEHGEFVGTSEDAAKDIAAFVAIFFENFSQFKGRAFHMSGESYGGRYLPLFASAVYDQNTKLIEAGLTPINLQSVMIGNGMTDSFKMILSYYDMQCSPASVAPIVDIATCVAMKNLLPRCEKWMTSACEDSYDAINCGAAVAFCRSAVSVPYHATGKNPYDISKQCEGNIAETLCYPQTKYIRDFLDRPSVRSLIGVDSSITRNFTSCSHDVGAAFGVTQDILHPTKDYVAGLLDRGVRVLIYVGAYDWICNHVGNERWTLALEWSGQSEFVQQELKDWVVDGKSAGKTRSAKGFTFATIAGAGHMVPYDKPKESLEMVKRWIAGKPL; from the exons ATGATTTCCTTGCTTGCGACGTTGGGGGCCGTGTTCCTCCCATTGAGCTCAGCTTGGGACACGCCAAAGTTTAATGCTCAAACATCTTTCGGCCATACAAACTATGCAGATGGGCTTTTCACCCCCGTGGAATCCTTATCAAGTCTGTCTACCTCAAGTTTTACGACGCTCGGTcatcctttctttcctcgcTACAGTGTTCGCGTCAAGAAGAGTCAGTTCTGCGATGAAACAGTAAA TGCCTATACCGGCTACATCGATGTTGAAGCTCGGCAccttttcttctatttctttgAAAGCCGAAACGACCCAGCCACGGACGATGTTATCTTTTGGACAAATGGCGGTCCTGGATGTTCGTCTTCTCTAGGCCTgtttatggaacttg GCCCATGCCGTGTTCCGAGCGACAACGGAACAGTATTCCATCCCGAGTCTTGGAATACGAACGCCAATGTGTTTTTCGTTGACCAGCCAGTTGGAGTCGGGTTTTCGTACGCTGAACACGGCGAGTTTGTT GGCACATCTGAGGACGCCGCCAAGGACATCGCTGCCTTCGTCGCTATCTTTTTTGAAAACTTTAGTCAGTTCAAAGGACGCGCTTTCCATATGTCTGGCGAATCGTACGGT GGACGTTACCTACCCCTTTTCGCGTCTGCCGTATACGACCAGAACACCAAACTAATTGAGGCAGGGTTGACCCCAATCAACCTCCAGTCTGTAATGATCG GAAACGGAATGACGGACAGCTTCAAGATGATTTTATCATATTACGACATGCAGTGCTCACCAGCCTCCGTCGCACCCATCGTCGACATAGCCACTTGTGTAGCAATGAAGAATTTG TTACCTCGCTGCGAAAAGTGGATGACGTCGGCATGTGAAGACTCGTATGACGCCATCAACTGTGGTGCTGCAGTCGCGTTCTGCAGGAGCGCGGTTTCGGTACCTTATCACGCTACTG GCAAAAACCCATACGATATCAGCAAACAATGCGAAGGAAATATCGCGGAAACACTTTGCTATCCACAGACAAA ATACATTCGTGATTTCCTGGATAGACCATCTGTGAGATCGCTCATAGGCGTAGACAGCTCTATAACGAGGAACTTCACGTCTTGTAGCCACGACGTCGGCGCTGCCTTCGGAGTCACTCAGGACATATTGCACCCAACCAAGGATTACGTTGCAGGATTATTAGACCGTGGAGTGCGCGTACTTATCTATGTG GGTGCTTACGACTGGATTTGCAACCATGTTGGCAATGAACGCTGGACTCTGGCTCTTGAATGGAGCGGACAATCCGAGTTCGTCCAACAGGAATTAAAGGACTGGGTGGTAGATGGTAAATCAGCAGGAAAGACGAGGAGCGCGAAGGGATTCACATTCGCCACCATCGCTGGTGCTGGACACATG GTCCCGTATGATAAACCGAAGGAATCGCTTGAAATGGTGAAGCGCTGGATTGCAGGTAAACCTTTGTAA
- a CDS encoding Homoserine O-acetyltransferase, translated as MALYSSLIEQSIHIVPRFTLECGSTLKEVPVAYKTWGKLNETKDNVMIICHAFTGSADVEDWWGPLMGRGKAFDPNRFFIICANTLGSPYGSGSPVTINPETGRPYGPEFPPTTIRDDVRIHKLVLDHLGVRSVAVVIGGSMGGMAVLEWPLCSPPGYVKRVIPLATSARHSAWCISWGEAQRQSIYSDPSYQDGYYTSQPASGLAAARMSALLTYRSRDSFESRFGRKPQLGQVITLTPPASPKLTPSAGDAVAKHNDGLRNAKPANNGALSPTSSKPPIFSAQSYLRYQGDKFTARFDANCYIHITRKLDTHDVARDRVEDADAEETASLAKVLSTLPPRALVISIATDGLFTTSEQREIAAHIPQAELVVIPSPDGHDGFLLEFEQINTHILRYLKREFPEYYDKVEEEEPIDEGFAVKKTSVFGEAEVDITQW; from the exons ATGGCTTTGTATTCATCACTGATTGAGCAGTCGATCCATATCGTACCAAGGTTCACATTGGAATGTGGATCGACGCTCAAAGAGGTGCCAGTAGCATACAAAACGTGGGGGAAGCTGAACGAGACGAAGGACAATGTCATGATTATCTGCCATGCATTCACTGGGAGCGCCGATGTCGAGGACTG GTGGGGTCCACTGATGGGCCGCGGCAAGGCGTTCGACCCCAACCGTTTCTTCATTATCTGTGCCAATACCCTCGGCTCTCCGTATGGCTCTGGCTCTCCGGTTACGATAAACCCCGAGACGGGGAGGCCATATGGGCCAGAGTTCCCACCTACCACTATCCGCGATGACGTCCG AATTCATAAACTCGTGCTGGACCATCTGGGTGTCAGGTCAGTAGCGGTTGTTATTGGGGGATCTATGGGTGGAATGGCCGTCCTTGAATGGCCACTCTGCTCTCCTCCAGGATACGTTAAGAGGGTGATCCCCCTAGCCACCTCAGCTCGACATTCAGCTTGGTGCATCAGCTGGGGAGAAGCTCAAAGACAGAGCATCTACAGCGATCCAAGCTACCAAGATGGCTATTACACCTCTCAGCCGGCATCAGGTCTTGCTGCAGCGAGGATGAGCGCGCTTTTGACGTACCGTTCGCGCGACTCGTTTGAAAGCCGGTTCGGGCGCAAGCCCCAGCTAGGCCAAGTAATTACACTGACTCCCCCGGCCTCTCCCAAGCTCACTCCATCCGCGGGCGACGCTGTTGCGAAGCACAACGACGGCCTACGAAACGCAAAGCCAGCTAACAACGGGGCTCTCTCCCCCACCTCGTCGAAACCTCCCATCTTTTCGGCGCAGTCGTACCTGCGCTATCAAGGGGACAAATTCACGGCACGCTTTGACGCGAACTGCTACATCCACATCACCCGCAAGCTAGACACGCACGACGTAGCTCGTGACCGTGTCGAAGACGCCGATGCGGAGGAAACCGCGTCGCTTGCAAAAGTGCTCTCCACGTTGCCCCCACGCGCGTTGGTGATCAGCATTGCCACTGACGGGTTGTTCACGACGTCCGAGCAGCGAGAGATCGCGGCACATATACCCCAGGCCGAGCTGGTGGTTATACCCTCCCCGGACGGGCACGACGGATTTTTGTTGGAGTTTGAACAGATCAACACACATATTCTGAGATACCTCAAGCGAGAATTCCCCGAGTACTACGATAAAGTAGAAGAGGAGGAGCCGATCGATGAGGGCTTCGCCGTCAAGAAAACGAGTGTGTTCGgcgaggcggaggtggataTCACTCAATGGTAA
- a CDS encoding 11-beta-hydroxysteroid dehydrogenase-like 4A, with protein MGSTFLATTSDWISKLLTWVTWKTFLTLLSAFCFVRVVYDEINKRTQRLPMIGERVLILGASSGVGRAMAKQYAARGARVCVVGRREALLAEVREECLQARRDVPGTADHDIAALPGDFTSVADMINIRTFLEEAWGGLDTLVVAAGVSALKPLLAVTGVQGNEDSTKEGIQRTVDIAAAATRGNYVGPLIAAVTLIPTLSRTSKAPAILLLNSVAAIIPAPTRTLYASTKAASLLLYQALSIEHPNIAFTHFLPATIEGDFRASAVDSGPVRELDPNKHGLKREKVAKRAIEAVDMGEKNVIMPFIPYHFAHFLYWMMGPSGSVVESMARKKYNYNV; from the exons ATGGGATCCACCTTCTTAGCAACGACCTCTGACTGGATATCGAAACTATTGACCTGGGTAACGTGGAAGACCTTCCTCACCCTTCTTTCtgctttttgttttgtgcGGGTGGTTTACGATGAAATCAATAAACGGACGCAACGTCTCCCAATGATAGGCGAACGCGTTCTCATTCTGGGTGCATCTAGCGGCGTTGGAAGAGCGATGGCGAAGCAATACGCTGCTCGAGGTGCACGCGTCTGCGTTGTAGGACGAAGAGAGGCGTTGCTGGCGGAAGTTCGGGAGGAATGTCTCCAGGCGCGACGGGACGTACCTGGTACAGCGGACCACGACATCGCTGCTCTCCCAGGAGACTTTACCAGCGTTGCGGATATGATCAACATCAGAACCTTTTTGGAGGAAG CATGGGGTGGGCTAGACACCCTGGTCGTCGCTGCTGGCGTCTCTGCGCTGAAGCCACTTCTCGCTGTTACAGGAGTCCAAGGAAACGAGGACTCGACCAAAGAGGGAATCCAGCGCACAGTCGACatcgcagcagcagccacgCGGGGAAACTATGTTGGGCCCCTTATCGCAGCCGTCACCCTT ATACCGACGCTCTCAAGAACGTCCAAGGCACCCGCtattctccttctcaacTCTGTGGCTGCTATTATTCCGGCTCCGACAAGGACCCTTTACGCCTCTACAAAGGCTGCTTCCCTCCTACTCTATCAGGCACTTTCTATTGAACATCCCAACATTGCGTTCACGCACTTCTTGCCAGCAACCATTGAAGGAGATTTCCGTGCTTCTGCCGTGGACAGTGGGCCCGTGAGGGAGCTCGATCCCAACAAACACGGTCTGAAACGCGAAAAGGTCGCGAAAAGGGCGATCGAAGCTGTAGACATGGGCGAAAAGAACGTCATAATGCCTTTTATCCCATACCACTTCGCGCACTTTTTATATTGGATGATGGGCCCGTCAGGCTCTGTTGTTGAAAGCATGGCTAGAAAGAAGTACAACTACAATGTCTGA
- a CDS encoding Lipoamide acyltransferase component of branched-chain alpha-keto acid dehydrogenase complex, mitochondrial, with protein sequence MFVRPVRRLLGRPHAISYFHSTSNWWASRKVVKKFNLADIGEGITECEVVKWSVKPQATVQSFDALCEVQSDKASVEITSPFDGVVKELLVQEGEIAKVGSGLCLIEIDEEEPTSGASTQSTKVESSSPSSLEETAKPVETLPPPLPLSDAPSTPTRRLHPLDPNNTPQKISSNHDQVFAAPSVRYFARQNGVDLSLLVPGSGKGGRIEKKDVEAAIAGQRDAPEERTPQPQRQQGDVVVELGRTRYGMWKAMVKSLEIPHFGYSTTLDITALHEMLPTLNAHIPPHYLPEKSRPVVSQAISPSALYPAPSHGPIPDSQQYSRLTYLPILVKTLSKAMVEWPVFRSSITTTTDSSKPTLTIRPNADISVALSTPTGLYSPTLQSVNTHSIYSIAAQLKHLSHLGRQTPCALTPKEMPKRGGTITISNVGAIGAGDFASPVLVPGGGVAIVAIGRAKWVWDVDRGDGTGERRLKLGVSWSGDHRVVEGAELAAFVECWRGYVEVPQRLIAEGI encoded by the exons ATGTTCGTCCGACCTGTTCGACGACTTTTAGGACGACCACACGCGATATCAtacttccattcaacctCTAACTGGTGGGCATCTAGGAAGGTCGTTAAGAAATTCAATCTTGCGGACATTGGAGAGGGAATCACTGAATGCGAGGTCGTGAAGTG gagCGTTAAACCTCAGGCAACAGTACAGTCTTTTGATGCTCTGTGCGAGGTCCAGAGCGATAAAGCCAGCGTGGAGATCACAAGTCCATTCGATGGAGTTGTTAAAGAACTTCTCGTCCAGGAAGGCGAGATAGCGAAGGTCGGTTCGGGACTGTGTCTTATTGAGATCGACGAAGAGGAACCTACATCCGGAGCTTCCACACAATCCACAAAGGTGGAATCATCATCTCCATCGTCGCTGGAGGAGACAGCAAAGCCTGTTGAGACTCTACCTCCGCCACTTCCCTTGTCGGACGCCCCTAGTACGCCGACGCGTCGATTGCATCCTCTCGATCCCAACAATACACCTCAAAAAATATCATCCAATCATGATCAAGTATTCGCTGCACCGTCAGTGCGCTATTTTGCACGTCAGAATGGCGTTGATCTTAGCCTACTTGTCCCTGGAAGCGGGAAAGGCGGTCGTATTGAGAAGAAAGATGTCGAAGCTGCAATTGCCGGTCAACGCGATGCTCCGGAAGAGAGAACACCACAACCTCAACGACAACAAGGGGACGTCGTTGTTGAACTCGGAAGGACGCGTTATGGCATGTGGAAGGCCATGGTAAAG AGTCTGGAGATTCCACACTTTGG TTATTCTACAACACTGGATATCACGGCTCTACACGAGATGCTGCCCACACTAAATGCCCATATACCCCCACATTACCTTCCAGAGAAATCGAGACCTGTCGTATCGCAGGCCATAAGCCCCTCTGCATTATACCCAGCTCCATCTCATGGACCTATACCTGACTCTCAGCAATACTCACGGCTCACTTACCTCCCCATCCTTGTCAAAACACTCTCAAAAGCCATGGTTGAATGGCCTGTTTTCCGCAGTTCGATCACCACTACGACCGACTCGTCGAAACCGACACTTACTATCCGACCGAATGCTGATATCAGTGTGGCGCTCTCGACACCGACAGGTCTATATTCCCCAACTCTACAGAGCGTTAACACGCACTCCATATATTCCATTGCCGCACAGCTTAAACACCTATCTCACCTTGGTCGACAAACTCCCTGCGCGCTGACACCCAAGGAGATGCCAAAGCGTGGTGGGACAATCACCATATCGAACGTTGGCGCAATTGGTGCAGGCGACTTTGCGTCGCCTGTGCTTGTGCCTGGAGGTGGAGTGGCGATTGTGGCTATTGGGAGAGCTAAGTGGGTTTGGGACGTAGATCGGGGGGATGGTACGGGTGAACGGAGACTGAAGCTTGGTGTGAGCTGGAGTGGGGACCATAGGGTCGTTGAGGGTGCAGAGCTTGCTGCATTTGTGGAGTGCTGGCGAGGGTATGTGGAGGTCCCGCAGCGACTTATCGCTGAAGGGATTTAG
- a CDS encoding hypothetical protein (Uncharacterized protein C4B3.03c) has protein sequence MAVRRNGLALGVLLIRASIATPYLRPLSNTTSIITMGNGGTERGSREFWYHLAISVVLVLAGGVFAGLTLGLMGLDELHLRVLATSSENLTEKRNAQKVLNLLRRGRHWVLVVLLLSNVIVNESLPIFLDNAIGGGVAAIAISTTAIAPIAYPIAKLLDLVLGADKHQLYKKAELKSFLQFHRAGEEPLRDDELAILNGVLELNTKNIESIMTPLRDVVILSTDDILDETAVAAMLQSGYSRFPVHEAGNPTSFVGLLLIKKLLTYDAKKALPVSSFALSILPEAHPTLNCFQALDYFQTGRAHLLLVSRTPGKAGGAMGVITLEDIIEEIISEEIVDETDQYQSNLTRDKARRSTTSTIMQGYL, from the exons ATGGCTGTTAGAAGAAATGGACTCGCTTTGGGCGTGCTGCTCATTAGAGCCTCTATCGCCACCCCGTATTTGCGCCCACTGTCGAACACCACCTCTATTATCACTATGGGAAACGGCGGCACTGAGAGAGGTTCTCGCGAATTTTGGTACCATCTAGCAATCAGTGTCGTACTTGTCCTTGCTGGAGGAGTTTTTGCGGG ATTGACCCTGGGGTTGATGGGCCTAGATGAACTCCATTTGCGTGTGCTGGCCACATCTTCTGAGAATTTGACGGAGAAACGGAATGCACAGAAAG TACTCAATCTTCTACGGAGGGGTCGTCACTGGGTTCTTGTT GTTCTTCTGTTATCAAACGTG ATTGTCAACGAAAGTTTGCCCATTTTCTTGGATAATGCT ATTGGAGGCGGAGTAGCAGCCATTGCTATCTCAACCACTGCAATCG CTCCCATTGCGTATCCCATTGCCAAGCTTCTAGACCTCGTCCTGGGGGCGGATAAGCACCAGCTTTACAAGAAGGCAGAGCTCAAATCGTTCCTCCAGTTCCATCGTGCGGGGGAAGAGCCACTACGGGATGACGAACTAGCGATTCTGAATGGCGTCCTGGAACTTAACACTAAGAATATAGAGTCAATTATGACACCCCTTCGT GACGTTGTCATTTTGAGCACGGATGATATTCTAGATGAAACAGCTGTCGCAGCCAT GCTACAGAGTGGCTACTCGCGATTTCCCGTTCACGAAGCAGGAAACCCAACGTCCTTCGTCGGTCTTTTATTGATAAAAAAG CTTCTCACGTATGATGCAAAGAAAGCTCTTCCTGTTTCTTCGTTCGCCCTGTCTATTCTTCCAGAAGCTCATCCGACGTTGAATTGCTTCCAAGCCTTGGACTATTT CCAAACCGGACGGGCACATCTTTTGCTTGTCAGCAGAACACCTGGAAAGGCTGGTGGGGCCATGGGTGTGATAACTCTCGAAG ACATCATTGAA GAAATCATCTCTGAAGAAATTGTCGACGAAACTGATCAATACCAAAGCAACCTTACCAGAGACAAGGCGAGACGCTCTACAACGTCAACCATCATGCAAGGGTACTTGTAA
- a CDS encoding Protein MAM3 codes for MGLDDLHLRVLATSSEDLKEKRNAQKVLKLMQKGRHWVLVVLLLGNVIINESLPIFLDSALGGGVAAIVISTAAIVVFGIIPQAVSVRYGLAVGATCAPLVLSMMYIFAPIAWPIAKLLDYVLGAGEHHTYKKAELKSFLQFHRTGEEPLRDDEIAILNGVLELNTKNVETIMTPLKDTVILSADTILDHKAVDAIMLSGYSRFPVHEPGNPLSFVGLLLIKKLLTYDPSKALPVSAFPLGILPEAHPSINCFQALDYFQTGRAHLLLISRTPGVAGGAIGVITLEDVIEEIISEEIVDETDRYEDNQSKRRAKRATTAAVMRGIVERQRRATQDSERTPLLVDTSIPNASQEGNTLYGTTNGVVSESPKDS; via the exons ATGGGGCTCGATGACTTGCACCTGCGCGTACTTGCAACATCCTCGGAAGACTtgaaggaaaagagaaacgcCCAGAAAG TTTTGAAATTGATGCAAAAAGGGCGGCACTGGGTTCTTGTG GTACTGTTGTTAGGAAATGTG ATCATCAACGAAAGTTTGCCAATCTTTTTGGATAGCGCC TTGGGTGGAGGAGTCGCGGCTATTGTTATTTCTACCGCTGCTATCG TTGTTTTCGG AATCATTCCCCAAGCTGTGAGCGTGAGGTACGGATTGGCCGTCGGTGCGACGTGTGCCCCTTTGGTGCTCTCGATGATGTACATCTTCG CTCCCATCGCTTGGCCCATAGCTAAACTTCTCGACTATGTGCTTGGTGCTGGAGAGCATCACACGTACAAGAAAGCTGAATTGAAGTCCTTCCTGCAGTTCCACCGGACCGGTGAAGAGCCGCTTCGTGATGATGAAATTGCCATCCTGAACGGCGTTTTAGAGTTGAACACTAAGAACGTTGAGACTATTATGACCCCTCTCAAG GATACCGTCATACTGAGTGCGGATACGATCTTGGATCATAAAGCCGTCGATGCAAT CATGTTGAGCGGCTATTCGCGGTTCCCCGTCCACGAACCCGGAAATCCGCTCTCCTTCGTTGGTCTTCTGCTCATTAAGAAG CTCCTTACCTACGATCCCAGCAAAGCTCTTCCTGTCTCTGCTTTTCCATTGGGAATCCTGCCTGAGGCCCATCCATCCATTAACTGCTTCCAGGCTTTGGACTACTT CCAAACAGGTAGGGCGCATTTGCTTTTGATCAGCCGTACGCCTGGTGTTGCTGGAGGTGCGATCGGTGTCATCACACTCGAAGACGTCATCGAG GAAATTATCTCGGAGGAGATTGTGGACGAGACAGATAGGTATGAAGACAACCAAAGTAAAAGACGCGCTAAACGGGCCACGACGGCTGCTGTCATGCGAGG CATCGTGGAACGCCAGAGACGCGCCACACAAGACTCAGAAAGGACGCCACTATTGGTCGACACGTCAATACCGAACGCTTCACAAGAAGGAAATACTTTATACGGGACTACGAACGGAGTAGTCAGCGAGTCACCGAAAGATTCGTAA